Proteins from a genomic interval of Schaalia odontolytica:
- a CDS encoding acyl-CoA carboxylase subunit beta, with protein MSTASTLTRDGFIQAQDALASAAEEKAAQRQHAKHKLTARERLSLFFDDGQWHEVGQFIGGSVRAGRVGSAVAAGYGRVQGRMVAAYAQDFSVLGGTLGKVEGDKIVDLIDLGIRMRIPIVGIQDSGGARIQEGVVALAQYGRIFKKTCEASGLVPQISIILGPCAGGAVYQPALTDFIVMTRENSHMFVTGPDVVAATTGEKVTLDELGGAAIHNFQSGVAHHMADTEEEAIDYVRSLLDYLPSSCEAAPPRYEYLANPEDEAAAHAVADLVPTSARQPYDVRDVVRALVDHGEYVEIQDLFAPNVTIGFACVDGFSVGVVANQPMSDAGTLDVDASEKAARFVRFCDAFGLPIVTFVDVPGYRPGTEQEQAGIIRRGAKVIVAYANATVPMVTVILRKAYGGAYIVMGSKSIGADLAFAWPDAQIAVMGAEGAASIMYRRELAAAREEGTFDETKAALVARYEEETVNPEVSVASGQLDGIIRPADTRQTIINSLHLLASKDQRAPHVKRHDNGPL; from the coding sequence ATGAGCACAGCCAGCACACTGACCCGCGACGGGTTCATCCAGGCGCAGGACGCACTGGCCAGCGCCGCCGAAGAAAAGGCTGCTCAGCGCCAGCACGCCAAGCACAAGCTCACTGCCCGTGAGCGCCTCTCACTCTTTTTTGACGACGGGCAGTGGCACGAGGTCGGCCAGTTCATCGGCGGCTCCGTGCGGGCCGGGCGCGTCGGCTCGGCCGTTGCCGCCGGTTACGGGCGCGTGCAGGGACGAATGGTGGCCGCCTACGCGCAGGACTTTTCGGTGTTGGGCGGCACCCTGGGCAAGGTCGAGGGAGATAAGATCGTCGACCTCATCGACCTGGGGATCCGCATGCGCATTCCAATCGTCGGCATCCAGGATTCGGGCGGCGCACGCATCCAGGAGGGCGTCGTCGCACTGGCCCAGTACGGGCGCATCTTCAAGAAGACGTGTGAGGCCTCCGGCCTCGTCCCCCAGATCTCGATCATCCTGGGTCCGTGCGCGGGCGGAGCCGTGTACCAGCCGGCCCTGACCGACTTCATCGTGATGACGCGCGAGAACTCGCACATGTTCGTGACCGGGCCCGACGTGGTCGCGGCGACGACGGGTGAGAAGGTCACCCTCGACGAGCTCGGGGGCGCTGCCATCCACAACTTCCAGTCCGGTGTTGCCCACCATATGGCAGACACCGAGGAGGAAGCCATCGACTACGTCCGCTCGCTGCTGGACTATCTGCCCTCCTCGTGCGAAGCCGCTCCCCCGCGCTATGAGTACCTGGCGAACCCCGAAGACGAGGCCGCCGCACACGCGGTTGCGGACCTGGTGCCCACCTCCGCCCGCCAGCCCTACGACGTGCGCGACGTCGTGCGCGCCCTGGTCGATCACGGCGAGTACGTCGAAATTCAGGACCTGTTCGCGCCCAACGTGACGATCGGTTTCGCGTGCGTCGACGGCTTCTCCGTTGGCGTCGTCGCCAACCAGCCGATGAGTGACGCGGGAACCCTGGACGTGGATGCGTCGGAGAAGGCGGCTCGTTTCGTGCGCTTCTGTGACGCATTCGGCCTGCCCATCGTGACCTTCGTCGATGTTCCCGGGTACCGCCCGGGAACCGAGCAGGAGCAAGCGGGCATCATTCGCCGCGGAGCCAAGGTGATCGTCGCCTACGCCAACGCCACCGTTCCCATGGTGACCGTGATCCTGCGCAAGGCCTACGGCGGCGCGTACATCGTCATGGGGTCGAAGTCCATCGGTGCCGACCTGGCCTTCGCATGGCCCGACGCGCAGATCGCCGTCATGGGCGCGGAGGGTGCCGCGTCGATCATGTACCGCCGCGAGCTGGCGGCCGCCCGGGAGGAGGGCACCTTCGACGAGACCAAGGCCGCCCTGGTCGCTCGTTACGAGGAGGAAACGGTCAACCCCGAAGTATCCGTGGCCTCGGGCCAGCTCGACGGGATCATTCGCCCCGCCGACACCCGCCAGACCATTATCAACTCCCTGCATTTGCTGGCGTCCAAGGACCAGCGTGCACCCCACGTGAAGCGTCACGACAACGGCCCCCTGTGA
- a CDS encoding acetyl/propionyl/methylcrotonyl-CoA carboxylase subunit alpha, which yields MRTINRILVANRGEIALRVCRTATDMGISTIAVYADQDMAAPHTREADEALALGGDDAASTYLNGEKILAIAIETGADAIHPGYGFLSENSEFARAVEDAGIAWLGPSSAVIDALGDKIKARLVAEACGVSPVPGVSQPVTSRTEVEAFIEEAGYPVVLKRADGGGGRGITVVRSTSDLDLFFARHGDSADLGAHFVERFVEVARHVETQCARDALGNFHVISTRDCSVQRRNQKLVEEAPAPFLPDGAHEHLVGASRALFEQVGYVGVGTVEFLLEPDGSIWFLEVNPRLQVEHPVSEEVTGVDLVREQIRIAQGLALTTPPAPRGHSFEFRITSEDPSQDLTPTAGRLDEVHWPLGPGIRLELGIDEGDTVQTAFDSMIAKIIVTGADREQALARSRRALGEFSVQGVATPVPVYQDIISDPDFCGVGGFSVSTRWFETSFMPRHDYSDLAIPAEASQTADLPRQTYIIELDGRRVSLTLPAGMFNAPANPAPRPPQPLRSTPRRAGSVSPHSGPHQGAPGDIVAPMQAIVVALAVSEGQRVEEGQLVAVLEAMKMEKPLLAPRAGTVESLAVSQGDTVSAGTRIAHISTEEAQ from the coding sequence GTGCGAACAATTAACCGAATCCTCGTCGCGAACCGAGGGGAGATCGCCCTGCGCGTCTGCCGCACCGCCACCGACATGGGCATCTCCACCATCGCCGTCTACGCCGATCAGGACATGGCGGCGCCCCACACCCGCGAAGCGGACGAGGCTCTCGCCCTCGGAGGGGACGATGCCGCCTCGACGTACCTTAACGGCGAGAAGATTCTCGCCATCGCGATTGAAACCGGTGCCGACGCCATCCATCCCGGCTACGGTTTCCTCTCCGAAAACTCCGAGTTCGCGCGGGCCGTCGAAGACGCCGGCATCGCGTGGCTCGGCCCCTCTTCCGCCGTCATTGACGCCCTCGGTGACAAGATCAAGGCTCGCCTGGTCGCCGAGGCCTGCGGTGTTTCCCCCGTGCCCGGTGTCTCCCAGCCCGTCACCTCCCGCACGGAGGTCGAGGCCTTCATCGAGGAGGCAGGCTATCCCGTGGTCCTCAAGCGGGCCGACGGGGGCGGCGGACGCGGCATCACCGTCGTTCGTTCCACCTCCGACCTCGACCTGTTCTTCGCCCGCCACGGTGACAGCGCCGACCTTGGCGCCCACTTCGTCGAGCGCTTCGTCGAGGTCGCACGCCACGTCGAAACCCAATGCGCCCGCGACGCGCTCGGCAACTTCCACGTCATCTCGACGCGCGACTGCTCCGTTCAGCGCCGCAACCAGAAGCTCGTCGAGGAGGCCCCCGCGCCCTTCCTACCCGACGGCGCCCACGAGCATCTCGTGGGCGCGTCCCGCGCGCTCTTTGAGCAGGTGGGCTACGTGGGCGTGGGGACCGTGGAGTTTCTCCTCGAACCCGACGGGAGCATCTGGTTCCTCGAGGTCAATCCCCGCCTGCAGGTCGAGCATCCCGTGTCCGAGGAGGTCACCGGAGTCGACCTGGTGCGCGAACAGATCCGCATCGCTCAGGGCCTGGCCCTCACGACGCCGCCGGCCCCGCGCGGACACTCCTTCGAGTTCCGCATCACCTCCGAGGATCCCTCCCAGGACCTCACCCCCACCGCCGGGCGCCTCGACGAGGTGCACTGGCCGCTCGGCCCGGGCATCCGCCTCGAGCTGGGCATCGATGAGGGCGACACCGTCCAAACCGCCTTCGACTCGATGATCGCCAAGATCATCGTCACGGGAGCCGACCGCGAGCAGGCTCTCGCCCGCTCGCGCCGCGCGCTCGGAGAGTTTTCTGTCCAGGGCGTCGCCACCCCGGTCCCCGTCTACCAGGACATCATCAGCGACCCCGACTTCTGCGGTGTCGGCGGCTTTAGCGTCTCAACCCGCTGGTTCGAAACCAGCTTCATGCCCCGCCACGACTACTCCGACCTCGCGATCCCCGCCGAGGCCTCGCAGACCGCCGACCTGCCCCGCCAGACCTACATCATCGAGCTGGACGGGCGCCGCGTGAGCCTGACCCTCCCGGCGGGCATGTTCAACGCGCCGGCCAACCCCGCCCCGCGCCCGCCGCAGCCGCTGCGCTCCACCCCCCGCCGCGCCGGTTCGGTCTCCCCGCACTCCGGCCCGCACCAGGGTGCCCCCGGCGACATCGTCGCTCCCATGCAGGCCATCGTCGTCGCCCTGGCCGTGAGCGAAGGACAACGCGTCGAGGAGGGACAGCTGGTCGCCGTCCTCGAAGCCATGAAGATGGAAAAGCCGCTGCTCGCTCCCCGCGCGGGAACCGTCGAGTCGTTGGCCGTGAGCCAGGGCGACACGGTGAGCGCCGGAACGCGCATCGCCCACATCAGCACCGAGGAGGCACAATGA
- a CDS encoding biotin--[acetyl-CoA-carboxylase] ligase: MSAPTRITIEGIHAPVYHVPSTSSTLDLAASLLADTATPTPHLTTIIADHQSAGRGRLGRSWIAPAGQALLATTIVSVPTSLPTATLGWLVYACALSVRDALSLRLTPLHHDVTLKWPNDILVDGERKICGILAQLAPASSPFTTTALLGYGVNIAQEGADLPTAHATSLRAEGDTPAGEDSGAAAHALLSTILVRLEARVRSLVTHGSVSASGLADEVLAAMPLIGKRIALAEPTDPTGRAAIEGTAIGLADTGALQLRTDDGRIHDINAGDVLTTGTPLRTTHTTKEKRANN, from the coding sequence ATGAGCGCGCCCACCCGCATCACCATCGAGGGGATTCACGCGCCCGTGTACCACGTTCCCTCCACTTCCTCCACCCTCGACCTGGCCGCATCACTCCTCGCCGATACCGCCACCCCCACGCCGCACCTGACGACGATCATCGCCGACCACCAGAGCGCTGGGCGCGGCCGACTCGGGCGCTCCTGGATTGCCCCCGCCGGCCAAGCGCTCCTTGCCACGACGATCGTCTCCGTTCCCACCTCGCTGCCGACCGCCACCCTGGGATGGCTCGTCTACGCCTGCGCACTCAGCGTGCGCGACGCGCTGAGCCTGCGCCTGACCCCTCTTCACCACGACGTCACCCTCAAGTGGCCCAACGACATCCTCGTGGACGGCGAACGCAAAATCTGCGGCATCCTCGCCCAGCTGGCCCCGGCCTCGTCCCCCTTTACGACGACCGCGCTCCTCGGATACGGGGTGAACATCGCCCAAGAGGGTGCCGATCTGCCCACCGCGCACGCAACATCCCTGCGTGCCGAAGGCGACACCCCCGCCGGGGAAGACTCCGGCGCCGCCGCGCACGCCCTCCTGTCCACGATCCTTGTCAGACTCGAGGCACGCGTGCGAAGCCTCGTCACGCACGGCAGCGTTTCGGCCAGCGGCCTCGCGGACGAGGTGCTCGCAGCCATGCCGCTCATCGGTAAGCGCATCGCCCTGGCGGAGCCGACCGACCCGACCGGACGCGCGGCGATCGAAGGCACGGCCATCGGGTTGGCCGACACGGGCGCCCTGCAACTGCGCACCGACGACGGCCGCATCCACGACATCAACGCCGGGGACGTGCTGACAACCGGAACACCTTTGAGAACCACTCACACAACCAAGGAGAAGCGTGCGAACAATTAA
- the ettA gene encoding energy-dependent translational throttle protein EttA, translating to MAEFIYQMIKARKAIGDKVILDDVTMSFFPGAKIGMVGPNGAGKSSILKIMAGLDEPSNGEARLTPGYSVGILMQEPVLDESMTVIENVRLGAADTFAKLARFNEISEEMANPDADFDALMEEMGKLQTEIDAAGAWDIDSQLEQAMDALRCPPSDQPVSVLSGGERRRVALCKLLIEAPDLLLLDEPTNHLDAESVLWLEKHLASYPGAVIAVTHDRYFLDHVAGWIAEVDRGHLYPYEGNYSTYLETKEKRLQVQGQKDAKLAKRLKEELEWVRSNAKGRQAKSKARLARYEEMAAEAERTRKLDFEEIQIPPGPRLGSVVIEAKDLKKGFDGRSLINGLSFSLPRNGIVGVIGPNGVGKTTLFKTIVGLEPLDGGELTIGETVKISYVDQSRAGIDPEKTLWQVVSDGLDFIQVGNVEMPSRAYVSAFGFKGPDQQKPAGVLSGGERNRLNLALTLKQGGNLLLLDEPTNDLDVETLGSLENALLAFPGCAVVVTHDRWFLDRVATHILAWEGTEDQPDNWYWFEGNFEAYEKNKVARLGEAAANPHRVTHRKLTRD from the coding sequence GTGGCGGAGTTTATTTATCAGATGATCAAGGCCCGCAAGGCCATCGGTGACAAGGTCATCCTCGACGATGTGACCATGAGTTTCTTCCCCGGAGCGAAGATCGGCATGGTCGGCCCCAACGGGGCCGGTAAGTCCTCGATCCTGAAGATTATGGCCGGACTCGACGAGCCCTCCAACGGCGAGGCTCGCCTGACCCCCGGATACTCGGTTGGCATTCTCATGCAGGAGCCGGTTCTGGATGAGTCCATGACCGTCATCGAGAACGTGCGCCTGGGGGCCGCCGACACCTTCGCCAAGCTCGCCCGTTTCAACGAGATCTCCGAAGAGATGGCCAACCCGGATGCGGACTTCGACGCGCTCATGGAGGAGATGGGCAAGCTCCAGACCGAGATCGACGCCGCAGGCGCATGGGACATTGACTCCCAGCTGGAGCAGGCGATGGACGCGCTGCGCTGTCCTCCCTCGGACCAGCCCGTCTCCGTCCTCTCCGGCGGTGAGCGTCGTCGCGTCGCCCTGTGCAAGCTCCTCATTGAGGCGCCCGACCTGCTCCTGCTCGACGAGCCGACCAACCACCTGGACGCCGAGTCCGTCCTGTGGCTAGAGAAGCACCTCGCGTCGTACCCGGGCGCCGTCATCGCCGTCACCCACGACCGCTACTTCCTGGATCACGTTGCCGGCTGGATCGCCGAGGTTGATCGCGGCCACCTCTACCCCTACGAGGGCAACTACTCCACCTACCTGGAGACCAAGGAGAAGCGCCTGCAGGTTCAGGGGCAAAAGGATGCGAAGCTGGCCAAGCGACTGAAGGAAGAACTCGAGTGGGTCCGCTCCAACGCCAAGGGGCGCCAGGCTAAGTCCAAGGCGCGTCTGGCCCGCTACGAGGAGATGGCCGCCGAGGCGGAGCGCACCCGCAAGCTCGACTTCGAGGAGATTCAGATTCCGCCGGGGCCGCGCCTGGGCAGCGTCGTCATCGAGGCGAAGGACCTGAAGAAGGGCTTTGACGGACGTTCCCTCATCAATGGCCTGTCGTTCTCCCTGCCGCGCAACGGAATCGTCGGCGTTATCGGCCCCAATGGCGTCGGAAAGACGACGCTGTTCAAGACGATTGTCGGTCTCGAGCCCCTCGACGGCGGTGAATTGACGATCGGGGAGACCGTCAAGATCAGCTACGTCGACCAGAGTCGCGCGGGCATCGACCCGGAGAAGACCCTGTGGCAGGTGGTCTCCGACGGCTTGGACTTCATCCAGGTCGGCAACGTCGAGATGCCCTCGCGTGCCTACGTCTCAGCCTTCGGCTTCAAGGGACCGGATCAGCAAAAGCCGGCGGGCGTTCTGTCGGGTGGCGAGCGCAATCGCCTGAACCTTGCGCTGACCCTCAAGCAGGGCGGCAACCTGCTCCTGCTCGACGAGCCCACGAACGATCTGGACGTCGAGACCCTCGGCTCCCTGGAGAACGCGCTCCTTGCGTTCCCTGGCTGCGCCGTCGTCGTCACGCACGATCGCTGGTTCCTGGACCGGGTGGCGACCCACATCCTGGCATGGGAGGGCACGGAGGATCAGCCCGACAACTGGTACTGGTTCGAGGGCAACTTCGAGGCCTACGAGAAGAACAAGGTGGCGCGCCTGGGCGAGGCGGCCGCGAATCCCCACCGTGTCACGCATCGGAAACTGACGCGCGACTGA
- a CDS encoding PTS transporter subunit EIIB, with the protein MAIEQALIDALGGHLNIVEVEPCTMRIRIQVKSQRAVDEAALRVDGVLAVVRSGDVVQVVCGEPSDDIAGAMISTLDSVAHDTPVDVLPQRAHA; encoded by the coding sequence ATGGCGATCGAGCAAGCGCTCATTGACGCGCTGGGAGGACACCTCAACATTGTCGAGGTCGAACCCTGCACGATGCGTATCCGCATCCAGGTGAAGTCTCAACGGGCCGTCGATGAAGCAGCGCTGCGCGTTGACGGCGTCTTGGCTGTCGTGCGCTCCGGAGACGTCGTACAGGTGGTCTGCGGTGAGCCCTCGGATGATATCGCCGGTGCAATGATCTCCACTCTTGATTCCGTGGCCCATGACACGCCAGTGGATGTTCTTCCCCAGCGCGCGCACGCCTAA